In Alphaproteobacteria bacterium US3C007, one genomic interval encodes:
- the ptsP gene encoding phosphoenolpyruvate--protein phosphotransferase, giving the protein MEDTTGTNSRKLLKRLRGTLAEDSAGQARLDKITHLIADSMGTEVCSIYLFRDKSTLELCATEGLHADAVHKTRLRLGEGLVGRVAARKNTINAANAPATKGFRFMPETGEEIYSSFLGVPIQRLGSGLGVLVVQSKTAREFSSDEIYGLEIVAMVLAEMAELGAFVGEGAALRPQHQEPALFRGTPVQEGTASGHVWLHEPRVVVTNPIAEDPQIEKQRLSSALEKLRSGIDDLLDAAHFGDKEPRAILEAYRMFANSRGWLRRMDTDIDQGLSAEAAVEKEQSAARARLSQVADPYLRDRLHDLDDLSNRLLRSLTGQGRNTGAVIPSDAILVAQNIGTAELLEYGRSLKGLALEEGSVGSHAAIVARALAIPLVIHAENLTTEALNGDPIMIDGDAGVIHLRPDDSVASAVKDKIAMQAKAQKRYAALRDSPAIAACKTRVTLLMNAGLMADLPSLESSGAEGVGLFRTELQFLLRSQMPKRSELSAIYARVLESAQNKPVTFRTLDIGSDKVLPYMTEVEEPNPALGWRAIRVGLDKPGVLRMQLQALLRGANGRDLSIMFPFIAQHEEFRQARSEMDKALEREKILGHPLPKSLRVGAMIETPSIHYAPKAFFDSVDFLSIGGNDLKQFFFAADRENELVRKRYDTLSSSFLSFLEDIVTKCQAHKTPLSFCGEDAGRPLEAVCLAALGLHTLSMRPASIGPVKQALMNTDLKALKVELDQARLAGVDNLRKTAANFMAKHGG; this is encoded by the coding sequence ATGGAAGACACCACGGGAACCAACAGCCGCAAACTGCTAAAGCGCTTGCGTGGCACGCTGGCAGAAGATTCAGCTGGCCAAGCCCGCTTGGATAAAATCACCCATTTGATCGCCGATTCAATGGGCACAGAAGTGTGCTCGATCTACCTTTTTAGAGATAAGAGCACGCTGGAGCTTTGCGCCACCGAAGGCCTGCATGCCGACGCCGTTCACAAAACACGCCTACGCCTTGGGGAAGGCTTGGTGGGGCGGGTGGCCGCGCGCAAAAACACCATCAACGCGGCGAATGCCCCAGCCACCAAAGGCTTTCGGTTTATGCCGGAAACGGGCGAGGAAATTTACTCGTCCTTTTTGGGTGTGCCCATTCAGCGCCTCGGATCGGGCCTCGGGGTCTTGGTCGTCCAATCCAAAACCGCGCGTGAATTTTCCTCAGACGAGATTTACGGCTTGGAAATTGTGGCCATGGTTCTGGCAGAAATGGCCGAGCTAGGCGCTTTTGTGGGCGAAGGCGCAGCATTAAGGCCTCAACACCAGGAACCGGCCCTGTTTCGCGGCACCCCCGTGCAAGAGGGCACCGCCTCTGGCCATGTTTGGCTGCATGAACCCCGCGTTGTGGTCACCAATCCAATCGCTGAAGATCCGCAAATTGAAAAACAACGCCTGTCCTCAGCATTGGAAAAGTTGCGCAGCGGCATCGATGATTTGCTGGATGCAGCGCACTTTGGCGATAAGGAGCCAAGGGCAATTCTGGAAGCCTATCGCATGTTTGCCAATTCGCGCGGCTGGCTGCGCCGAATGGACACCGATATTGATCAGGGGCTTTCGGCAGAGGCGGCCGTTGAAAAAGAACAATCCGCGGCGCGGGCACGGCTGTCACAAGTTGCCGACCCATATTTACGCGACCGCCTTCATGATTTGGATGATCTATCGAACCGTTTGTTGCGCAGCCTTACAGGCCAGGGGCGCAATACGGGCGCGGTGATTCCGAGCGATGCGATTTTGGTGGCGCAAAATATTGGCACCGCCGAGCTCTTGGAATATGGGCGCAGCCTAAAAGGTCTGGCGCTTGAAGAAGGGTCGGTGGGATCGCATGCCGCAATCGTGGCACGGGCTCTAGCGATTCCGCTCGTCATTCACGCCGAAAATCTAACCACCGAGGCCTTAAACGGCGATCCCATCATGATCGATGGTGATGCAGGGGTAATCCATCTACGCCCAGATGACAGCGTGGCCAGCGCCGTCAAAGATAAAATCGCTATGCAAGCAAAGGCGCAAAAGCGCTATGCCGCCCTTCGCGACAGCCCCGCCATCGCCGCCTGCAAGACGCGCGTCACGTTGCTGATGAATGCCGGGTTAATGGCCGATCTGCCCAGCCTCGAAAGCTCTGGGGCAGAAGGCGTTGGGCTTTTTCGTACCGAATTGCAGTTTTTACTACGCAGTCAAATGCCCAAACGCTCAGAGCTGAGCGCGATCTATGCGCGGGTTTTAGAATCGGCTCAAAACAAACCTGTCACCTTCAGAACGCTTGATATCGGCTCGGATAAAGTACTGCCCTATATGACCGAAGTGGAAGAGCCAAATCCGGCGCTAGGCTGGCGTGCGATCCGCGTTGGCTTGGACAAACCGGGCGTGTTGCGCATGCAGTTGCAAGCTTTGTTGCGCGGCGCAAACGGGCGCGATCTGTCAATCATGTTCCCCTTTATCGCGCAACATGAAGAATTTCGCCAAGCGCGCAGCGAAATGGACAAAGCTCTCGAGCGCGAGAAAATCCTAGGTCACCCGCTGCCAAAAAGCCTGCGGGTTGGCGCGATGATCGAAACCCCTTCGATCCACTACGCCCCCAAAGCATTTTTTGACTCGGTGGATTTTTTGTCAATTGGCGGCAATGATCTGAAACAATTCTTCTTCGCCGCTGATCGCGAAAATGAATTGGTGCGCAAACGCTATGATACGTTGAGCAGCAGCTTTCTCAGCTTTCTCGAAGATATCGTGACAAAATGCCAAGCGCATAAAACACCGCTGTCTTTTTGTGGCGAGGATGCCGGGCGCCCGTTAGAAGCCGTCTGTCTGGCGGCTTTGGGGCTTCATACTTTATCAATGCGCCCCGCCTCTATTGGCCCCGTCAAACAGGCCCTCATGAATACCGACTTGAAAGCATTGAAGGTGGAACTAGACCAGGCCCGCTTGGCAGGTGTCGATAATCTGCGTAAGACAGCGGCCAATTTCATGGCCAAGCATGGCGGATAA
- a CDS encoding aspartate kinase — translation MPVLVMKFGGTSVASIDRITRAAKRVAREVALGYDVIVIVSAMSGKTNELAGWVNDISPLHDAREYDAVVSSGENVTAGLMALVLQEMEIPARSWQGWQVPLNTSSTHSAARIEEIPTQNINGKFADGMRVAVVAGFQGLSPEGRITTLGRGGSDTTAVAFAAAFDAERCDIYTDVDGIYTTDPRIETNARKLNKISFEEMLELASLGAKVLQTRSVELAMRYRVKLRVLSSFEEPSETAGTLVCSEEEIMESNVVSGIAYSRDEAKMTLVSVEDRPGTAAAIFGRLSEANVNVDMIIQNIAEDGRTDMTFSCPTDQVARAEKALLDAKTENHVDFVDLIADMNAAKVSAVGIGMRSQSGVAAKMFKTLSDEGINIKVIATSEIKISVLIDRKYMELAVQSLHHAFGLESA, via the coding sequence ATGCCGGTTTTGGTAATGAAGTTTGGTGGCACATCCGTTGCCTCAATCGACCGCATCACCCGCGCTGCCAAACGCGTGGCGCGAGAAGTAGCGCTGGGATATGATGTTATCGTGATCGTATCGGCCATGTCGGGCAAAACGAATGAATTGGCAGGCTGGGTAAATGATATCTCCCCGTTACATGACGCGCGTGAATATGATGCGGTTGTGTCCTCTGGCGAAAATGTCACCGCCGGCCTGATGGCGCTGGTGTTGCAAGAAATGGAAATCCCCGCACGCAGCTGGCAAGGCTGGCAGGTACCATTGAACACCAGCTCTACCCATTCTGCCGCGCGGATTGAGGAAATTCCAACCCAGAATATCAACGGCAAGTTTGCCGATGGCATGCGGGTGGCAGTGGTCGCTGGTTTTCAGGGGTTAAGCCCCGAAGGGCGAATTACCACGTTGGGCCGCGGTGGATCTGATACCACGGCGGTCGCATTCGCGGCGGCTTTTGACGCAGAGCGCTGCGATATCTACACAGATGTTGACGGGATTTACACCACCGATCCTCGGATCGAAACCAATGCCCGCAAATTGAACAAAATCTCCTTTGAAGAAATGTTGGAATTGGCATCGCTGGGGGCAAAAGTTTTGCAAACCCGATCTGTAGAACTGGCGATGCGCTACCGCGTAAAACTGAGAGTATTGTCAAGCTTTGAGGAACCATCGGAAACGGCCGGTACTTTGGTCTGTAGCGAGGAAGAAATTATGGAATCTAATGTTGTTTCAGGAATAGCCTATTCGCGCGATGAAGCGAAGATGACGCTGGTCTCGGTCGAAGATCGCCCCGGCACGGCTGCAGCTATTTTCGGACGGCTTTCAGAGGCCAATGTTAATGTGGATATGATCATTCAAAATATCGCCGAAGATGGCCGCACCGATATGACCTTTTCCTGCCCGACCGATCAGGTCGCCCGCGCTGAAAAAGCGCTTTTGGATGCAAAGACTGAAAACCATGTTGATTTCGTCGATCTGATCGCAGATATGAACGCCGCCAAAGTATCGGCCGTAGGAATTGGCATGCGAAGCCAATCCGGCGTTGCGGCAAAAATGTTCAAAACATTATCTGATGAAGGCATTAACATCAAAGTCATCGCCACGTCAGAAATCAAGATTTCCGTTCTTATTGATAGGAAATATATGGAACTTGCCGTACAATCCCTGCATCATGCATTTGGGCTCGAAAGCGCCTAA
- a CDS encoding DUF1178 family protein — MINYSLKCSNKHSFDSWFQSADAFEKLQNAGMVTCAICGSTQVTKAIMAPRVNTASAPAPMAQPNAAPETAQKPLQEPPHPAQQALKDFKAHMEKNADYVGSDFVQEARDMHYGLTPERAIYGEAKATEAKKLVEEGIPVAPLPFDPKRKTN, encoded by the coding sequence ATGATCAATTACTCCTTAAAATGCAGCAATAAGCACAGTTTTGACAGCTGGTTCCAATCTGCGGATGCGTTTGAGAAACTGCAAAACGCCGGAATGGTGACCTGTGCAATCTGCGGCTCTACGCAGGTGACAAAAGCGATTATGGCGCCCCGGGTCAACACCGCCTCGGCGCCCGCTCCTATGGCCCAGCCGAACGCCGCGCCCGAAACAGCCCAAAAGCCCCTGCAAGAGCCCCCCCATCCTGCGCAACAGGCTTTAAAAGACTTCAAGGCGCATATGGAAAAAAATGCCGATTATGTCGGATCCGATTTTGTTCAAGAGGCTCGGGATATGCATTACGGATTAACGCCAGAGCGGGCAATTTACGGTGAAGCCAAAGCTACAGAGGCAAAAAAACTTGTAGAAGAGGGGATACCCGTCGCCCCTCTGCCCTTTGATCCTAAGCGCAAAACCAACTGA
- a CDS encoding glycosyltransferase N-terminal domain-containing protein — MIRCLKGTEDWADFWQRFGKPVALKRPAQKWLWVHAASNGELQSAKPILDALAARYGQNSLLITCNSLSGRLWAKELGYHAALSPLDFRWAQRRFMKAYSIAAHVTFEAELWPNRIAILAAAGIPVTALGARMSARGQNLWRRFPKLSAKLLNTIAYLQPQDAGSYQRFKGLGIDPEKMGPVLNWKSLYQPQTIDLDPKKRRNICLAASTHPGEDEIILKAFGLVRQTWPELQLIIAPRHPKRGAEIADLILSQGWRLQRYSQDQASGPEKVDVILADTLGEMPKWYAASGLCIVGGAFKDHGGHTPYEPAAYECALITGPHTRNFSAEYETLALNKAAIRAADAEALAKALSSLKTPSAQQNLAQRATKALSHDTDMSIIMDVLEHLMPRSNTDLA, encoded by the coding sequence ATGATACGCTGTTTAAAAGGTACCGAAGACTGGGCAGATTTCTGGCAACGGTTTGGAAAACCAGTGGCGCTGAAACGCCCTGCGCAAAAATGGCTCTGGGTGCACGCCGCATCGAATGGTGAGCTGCAATCCGCTAAGCCAATTTTGGACGCGCTAGCGGCGCGTTACGGTCAAAACAGCTTATTGATCACCTGTAATTCGCTTTCCGGACGTCTCTGGGCGAAAGAGCTTGGATATCACGCGGCGCTCTCGCCGCTAGATTTCCGTTGGGCACAGCGCAGGTTCATGAAGGCATATTCAATCGCCGCGCATGTGACTTTTGAGGCCGAATTATGGCCCAACCGTATCGCCATATTGGCCGCAGCAGGCATTCCGGTCACCGCCTTGGGGGCTCGGATGAGCGCGCGCGGTCAGAATCTCTGGCGCCGGTTTCCGAAGCTCAGCGCCAAATTGTTGAACACGATAGCCTATCTGCAACCCCAAGATGCAGGCTCTTACCAGCGCTTCAAAGGCTTAGGGATTGATCCCGAAAAAATGGGCCCTGTGCTCAATTGGAAATCATTATATCAACCCCAAACGATCGATTTGGATCCCAAAAAACGCCGCAATATATGCCTGGCCGCCTCAACGCATCCCGGCGAAGACGAAATCATCTTAAAAGCCTTTGGCTTGGTGAGACAAACATGGCCCGAATTACAGCTGATTATCGCGCCGCGCCATCCCAAACGCGGCGCCGAAATAGCTGATCTTATCCTGTCGCAGGGCTGGCGACTACAACGCTATAGCCAAGACCAGGCTAGCGGACCTGAAAAGGTTGACGTGATCTTGGCAGATACGCTGGGCGAAATGCCCAAATGGTACGCCGCTTCGGGCCTGTGTATCGTTGGTGGGGCTTTTAAAGATCACGGTGGACACACCCCCTACGAACCTGCGGCTTATGAATGCGCGCTGATCACGGGCCCCCATACGCGCAATTTTAGCGCTGAATACGAAACGCTCGCCCTAAACAAAGCGGCGATACGCGCAGCAGATGCTGAGGCATTAGCCAAAGCCCTGTCATCGTTAAAGACGCCCAGCGCGCAACAAAACCTTGCGCAGCGCGCCACAAAGGCGCTGTCTCATGACACAGATATGAGCATTATTATGGATGTGTTAGAACACCTAATGCCCAGATCAAATACCGATTTAGCTTGA
- a CDS encoding phytanoyl-CoA dioxygenase family protein — MHPLLTTDLIHAFRTDGVTLIRGMFADCVEPLRDGVAFNLQHPGPYAAENLSDTESGRFFDDYCNWARISEFSDVIHRPHIAQIAAELMGSNTVQLFHEHVLVKEPGTSKPTPWHSDAPYYFTSGQQNISFWVPLDPVKENSLRVVAGSHKWQKPVLPTRWLSEQNFYPDSDLYQPVPDPDAEGMSIIEYNMQPGDAVAFHFNALHGARGNHSAERRRAFSLRLLGDDARYIERPGPTSPPFPGHAMQPGERLRKDWFPILLDQSSL, encoded by the coding sequence ATGCATCCATTATTAACCACTGATTTAATTCACGCGTTTCGCACCGATGGTGTAACGCTGATCCGCGGCATGTTTGCCGATTGTGTTGAACCGCTGCGTGACGGGGTTGCGTTTAATCTACAGCACCCCGGGCCCTATGCTGCAGAAAACCTAAGCGACACAGAGAGCGGACGGTTTTTTGATGATTATTGCAACTGGGCGCGCATCTCCGAATTTTCGGATGTTATTCATCGGCCACATATTGCCCAAATCGCTGCTGAGCTGATGGGATCAAACACGGTACAATTATTCCATGAGCATGTTTTGGTCAAAGAGCCAGGCACCTCAAAACCTACGCCTTGGCATTCTGATGCCCCATATTACTTCACCAGTGGCCAGCAAAATATCAGCTTTTGGGTGCCCCTTGATCCAGTAAAAGAAAACAGTTTGCGCGTGGTCGCCGGGTCGCATAAGTGGCAAAAACCTGTGCTGCCAACCCGCTGGCTATCAGAACAAAATTTTTATCCCGATAGCGATCTCTACCAACCCGTGCCGGATCCTGATGCCGAGGGAATGAGCATCATCGAATATAATATGCAGCCGGGAGACGCAGTTGCGTTTCACTTTAATGCCTTGCACGGCGCGCGCGGTAATCACAGCGCCGAGAGGCGCCGAGCGTTTTCACTTCGCTTGCTTGGGGATGACGCGCGCTATATCGAGCGTCCAGGTCCCACCTCACCGCCCTTTCCCGGCCATGCGATGCAACCTGGCGAGCGGTTGCGCAAAGACTGGTTTCCTATTCTGCTTGACCAAAGCAGCTTATAA
- a CDS encoding TRAP transporter large permease subunit — translation MELFFLLILILIMATALGSGYPVAFALPGSAIITIVIAALSGYAFEGDVSSYFHSGGPSEWISAGVLNLRGVYWEVERDTLIAIPLFIFMGIMLQRSKIAEDLLVTMARLFGPVRGGLGISVVFVGALLAATTGIVGATVVAMGLISLPAMLRNKYSPSLATGTIAASGTLGQIIPPSIVLIILADQLASAADQAGSLRKSLFKESTGNLQMPSVFDVTSTSAGEMFLGAFIPGLVLVALYMLYILGYAFLKPSAAPSVPYEGKFDRAFWGQVFITLVPPLTLIFLVLGSIIAGIATVNQAGAIGAAGALVMAGYRLVDQNKWTFVPAFLVILGLLITGYALQNYEMNIKAAESAEDMQGIWIGVLGALVMLTGIIWSAMRVLNINGTLHGVMMETAKTTALVFVILLGAAMLTAAFRAFGGEDLVREFLNSLPGGFWTQFVIVMAVIFVLGFFLDFIEIAVVVVPIVAPILLADPGANITAVWLGVMIGLNIQTSFLTPPFGFALFYLRGVAPAVVRTIEMYRGVIPFILLQLLALGIVGNYPQLVNYLPNRSNLLSESAPPPRNPRLQFCMDQFVGDQIAASGGATVAAIEKAKRIDLSNLSDILADPIANSLKEADKALENLAQISVTAAAVKASEDSYRPMLSQVRSVQKQLRQENEHLKASEKELARLKGEEFAQRRAALTTDVADTKAKIATLEGEIPASWETEYETFSLLTAAETKARNTYRRAADGTFEGASEALMVLEATSAYIALEAELIGLRSIIEAVELDADYKSAEEAVKQAERSVRAVEGADDVKKALGKAKKALGKRKKDREKALAHYEEALELYAAQLEWRAQAEAELRGPLSEYVEALKGTLGARLQPALTRDQALFLASCTAVHRDLSLNF, via the coding sequence ATGGAACTGTTTTTTCTTTTAATTTTGATCCTCATAATGGCCACTGCATTGGGCTCGGGCTACCCCGTGGCCTTCGCGCTACCAGGCTCTGCGATCATCACAATCGTTATCGCTGCACTCAGCGGCTACGCGTTTGAAGGCGATGTTAGCAGCTATTTTCACTCTGGCGGCCCGTCTGAGTGGATCTCAGCCGGGGTCTTAAACCTGCGCGGCGTATATTGGGAAGTGGAACGCGATACGTTGATTGCGATCCCTTTATTCATCTTCATGGGCATTATGCTTCAACGTTCAAAGATCGCAGAAGATCTTTTGGTGACCATGGCACGGTTGTTTGGCCCTGTGCGGGGCGGGTTGGGCATTTCAGTTGTCTTCGTGGGCGCCTTATTGGCGGCAACCACCGGTATTGTCGGCGCAACCGTGGTGGCGATGGGTCTTATTTCCCTGCCGGCGATGCTGCGTAACAAATACTCTCCGTCCTTGGCAACCGGTACAATCGCAGCCTCAGGCACGCTGGGGCAGATCATCCCGCCTTCAATCGTGCTGATTATTCTGGCTGACCAATTGGCTTCTGCGGCGGATCAAGCGGGTAGCCTGCGCAAATCCTTATTCAAGGAATCGACCGGAAACCTTCAGATGCCAAGCGTCTTTGACGTAACCTCAACGAGCGCAGGTGAAATGTTCTTAGGCGCCTTCATCCCGGGCCTGGTTTTGGTGGCGCTCTATATGCTGTATATTTTAGGCTACGCGTTTTTAAAACCATCAGCGGCCCCCTCGGTGCCGTATGAAGGGAAATTTGATCGGGCTTTCTGGGGCCAAGTTTTCATTACGTTGGTGCCCCCTCTTACTTTGATTTTCTTGGTACTGGGGTCGATCATTGCCGGTATTGCAACAGTGAACCAAGCTGGCGCCATCGGCGCAGCAGGTGCTTTGGTGATGGCCGGGTATCGCTTGGTCGATCAAAACAAATGGACGTTTGTACCTGCCTTTTTGGTTATATTGGGGCTGCTGATCACCGGCTATGCACTGCAAAACTATGAAATGAATATCAAAGCGGCCGAGAGCGCCGAGGATATGCAAGGTATTTGGATCGGGGTGCTGGGCGCTCTGGTCATGCTAACTGGAATCATTTGGAGCGCTATGCGCGTACTCAATATCAACGGTACGTTGCATGGCGTGATGATGGAAACCGCAAAAACCACCGCTTTGGTATTCGTTATTCTGCTGGGGGCCGCGATGCTAACCGCGGCATTCCGTGCATTTGGTGGCGAGGATTTGGTGCGCGAGTTTTTGAACTCGTTACCGGGCGGCTTCTGGACGCAATTTGTGATTGTGATGGCGGTGATCTTCGTGCTTGGATTCTTTTTGGACTTCATCGAAATCGCGGTTGTGGTGGTTCCGATTGTGGCGCCGATTTTGTTGGCCGATCCCGGTGCAAATATAACCGCAGTGTGGCTGGGTGTCATGATCGGCTTGAACATCCAAACCTCTTTTCTAACCCCGCCTTTTGGCTTTGCGCTGTTTTATTTGCGCGGCGTGGCGCCGGCCGTGGTGCGCACGATCGAAATGTATCGCGGCGTGATCCCTTTTATTCTGTTGCAATTATTGGCTCTGGGGATCGTTGGCAATTATCCACAATTGGTCAACTATCTGCCTAACCGCTCAAACCTGCTGTCAGAATCTGCGCCGCCGCCGCGCAATCCACGGCTGCAATTCTGCATGGACCAATTCGTTGGAGATCAAATTGCGGCAAGTGGCGGCGCAACCGTCGCTGCTATCGAGAAAGCAAAACGCATCGATTTGTCAAACCTGTCAGATATTTTGGCCGATCCGATTGCCAACTCGCTGAAAGAGGCCGATAAAGCCCTAGAGAACTTGGCACAGATTTCGGTGACAGCTGCGGCGGTAAAAGCCTCAGAGGACAGCTATCGCCCAATGCTAAGCCAAGTGCGCTCAGTGCAAAAACAACTGCGCCAAGAGAACGAGCATCTTAAAGCCAGCGAAAAAGAACTGGCCCGTTTAAAAGGCGAAGAGTTTGCACAAAGACGCGCTGCTCTGACCACGGATGTTGCCGACACAAAAGCCAAAATTGCCACGCTAGAAGGCGAGATACCGGCCTCATGGGAAACCGAATATGAGACCTTCAGCCTGCTAACCGCCGCCGAAACAAAAGCGCGAAACACCTATCGCAGGGCTGCAGATGGTACGTTTGAAGGGGCTTCAGAAGCTTTGATGGTTTTGGAAGCAACATCAGCTTATATCGCACTGGAAGCAGAATTGATCGGCCTTAGGTCAATTATAGAAGCGGTTGAACTTGATGCTGATTACAAATCCGCAGAAGAGGCCGTGAAACAAGCCGAGCGCAGCGTACGTGCTGTAGAGGGCGCGGATGATGTGAAAAAAGCCTTAGGCAAAGCCAAAAAGGCGCTGGGAAAACGTAAAAAAGACCGTGAAAAAGCGCTTGCCCATTACGAGGAAGCGCTAGAGCTATACGCGGCACAGCTTGAGTGGCGCGCGCAGGCGGAAGCGGAATTACGCGGCCCTCTGAGTGAATATGTCGAGGCGCTGAAAGGTACATTGGGCGCGCGTTTGCAACCGGCGCTGACCCGCGATCAGGCTCTATTCTTAGCCTCTTGCACTGCGGTTCATCGTGATTTGTCGCTGAATTTTTAA
- a CDS encoding TRAP transporter small permease subunit translates to MTAPDTGHTGQPQVKSAVTIRAVSWALLAMLLAFLTNNVLNLSFQSDTQLRWNNPLPMLVYLIPMLAAILFARGTPGTALRQDADRIHRLNLYLVRSLFWGVFLVGMADVAVAFLRVEGLAESLLWEGAAKDLNKPFFVGLKIHIPLLVFGFILGAITRTAGFLWLALLIVVAELAIVVSRFVFSYEQAFMGDLVRYWYAALFLFASAYTLYDEGHVRVDIVYAGLRERTKGYANFIGTILLGLSTCWAILLIGLDGKQALINMPILNFEVSQAASIGLFIKYQMAAFLGVFAITMYIQFVSYMLEAWADVCGEPGKRQINPTGH, encoded by the coding sequence ATGACAGCGCCGGACACGGGACACACCGGTCAACCGCAGGTAAAAAGCGCGGTGACCATAAGAGCAGTTTCTTGGGCCTTGCTGGCGATGTTGTTGGCATTTTTAACCAATAATGTTCTGAACCTTTCTTTTCAAAGCGACACCCAGCTGCGCTGGAACAATCCACTGCCGATGTTGGTATATTTAATTCCGATGCTTGCGGCGATTTTATTCGCCCGAGGAACGCCTGGAACGGCCCTGCGCCAGGATGCAGATCGCATCCATCGGTTAAACCTCTATCTGGTTAGATCATTGTTTTGGGGCGTGTTTCTAGTTGGTATGGCAGATGTGGCTGTGGCTTTTTTACGCGTGGAAGGGCTGGCCGAAAGCCTGCTCTGGGAGGGCGCAGCAAAAGACCTGAACAAACCGTTCTTCGTTGGCCTCAAAATCCACATACCCCTGCTTGTATTTGGCTTCATTCTCGGCGCGATCACGCGCACAGCTGGGTTTTTGTGGTTGGCTCTGTTGATCGTGGTTGCCGAATTGGCAATCGTGGTTTCGCGATTCGTCTTCTCGTATGAACAGGCGTTTATGGGTGATCTGGTGCGCTATTGGTATGCCGCGCTATTTCTATTTGCTTCTGCCTATACTTTATACGACGAAGGCCATGTGCGCGTTGATATCGTTTATGCTGGCCTGCGTGAGCGCACAAAAGGCTATGCAAACTTCATTGGGACGATCTTGCTGGGCCTGTCGACCTGTTGGGCGATCCTCTTGATCGGCCTTGATGGCAAACAGGCATTGATCAACATGCCCATTCTGAATTTTGAGGTCAGCCAAGCCGCGTCCATCGGGTTGTTTATCAAATACCAAATGGCCGCCTTCCTGGGCGTGTTTGCAATTACGATGTATATCCAATTTGTCAGCTATATGCTGGAAGCTTGGGCCGATGTTTGCGGCGAACCTGGCAAACGCCAAATAAATCCAACCGGTCATTGA
- a CDS encoding TRAP transporter substrate-binding protein, with translation MERRKFLKGAAIGATGAALAAPAVAGGHGKTMTVVATWGRDFPGLGTSAQRFARRVGEISDGALNVEYFAAGERVGAFDSFNEVASGNSQAYIAADYYWIGTHPAFAYFTSVPFGMTTQEWTAWIRFGGGQALWDKVSGEFGLKALPVGSTGTQAGGWFNKEIESGDDFKGLKMRIPGLGGTVLSKLGASTVSLPGGQIYENLVSGSIDATEWVGPWNDYFLKFYEATKYYYTGGMHEPGSCIALGMNAEWWGSLTDYEQNVIQAAAAEEHALAHDETMARNGEYLTKLVEEQGVEVRNFNDDVWDAMSEGALEVFEETRDHSALATEVDDAYQKGMREIGGMLAQFETTFLNQRNRVFDIG, from the coding sequence ATGGAACGTCGTAAGTTTTTAAAAGGCGCTGCGATTGGCGCTACTGGCGCTGCTTTGGCGGCACCCGCCGTTGCCGGTGGTCATGGCAAAACCATGACCGTTGTTGCAACTTGGGGGCGTGACTTCCCGGGCCTCGGAACATCTGCTCAGCGTTTCGCGCGCCGCGTCGGTGAAATTTCTGACGGTGCCTTGAATGTTGAATATTTCGCTGCGGGCGAGCGTGTTGGCGCGTTTGATTCGTTCAACGAAGTGGCATCTGGCAATAGCCAGGCCTATATCGCGGCTGATTATTACTGGATCGGAACGCATCCGGCCTTTGCCTATTTCACCTCTGTTCCATTTGGAATGACCACGCAGGAATGGACGGCATGGATCCGCTTTGGCGGTGGACAAGCGCTGTGGGATAAAGTGTCAGGCGAATTCGGCTTGAAAGCACTTCCCGTTGGCTCAACAGGCACCCAAGCGGGCGGCTGGTTCAACAAAGAAATCGAAAGCGGTGACGATTTTAAAGGCCTGAAAATGCGTATTCCCGGGCTTGGCGGAACCGTATTGTCAAAGTTGGGCGCCTCAACCGTGTCTTTGCCTGGCGGCCAGATCTATGAAAACTTGGTGTCAGGTTCGATCGATGCCACAGAGTGGGTTGGCCCATGGAACGACTATTTCTTGAAATTCTATGAAGCGACAAAATACTACTACACCGGTGGTATGCATGAGCCAGGCAGCTGTATTGCGCTGGGAATGAACGCTGAATGGTGGGGAAGCCTAACCGATTATGAGCAAAACGTGATCCAAGCCGCCGCGGCGGAAGAGCACGCGCTGGCGCATGACGAGACGATGGCGCGGAACGGCGAATACCTGACCAAACTGGTCGAAGAGCAAGGCGTTGAAGTTCGTAACTTTAACGATGATGTTTGGGATGCAATGAGCGAAGGCGCATTGGAAGTGTTCGAAGAAACGCGCGATCACTCTGCGTTGGCAACCGAAGTTGATGATGCCTATCAAAAAGGCATGCGCGAAATCGGCGGCATGCTCGCACAATTCGAGACAACGTTCTTGAACCAGCGTAACCGCGTATTCGATATCGGTTAA